In one Saimiri boliviensis isolate mSaiBol1 chromosome 3, mSaiBol1.pri, whole genome shotgun sequence genomic region, the following are encoded:
- the TMEM271 gene encoding transmembrane protein 271, translating to MKWSVRGACAALSSCLLLACALSAAAVGLKCFSLGSELRGEPFRLGAAAGAFYSGLLLAAGLSLLGAALLCCGPRDAPLTGPEPGPGLGVPAASAGAAEAAPGEPGAAAGAPGPVSSQNLLLLGVLVFMLGVLSAFAGAVIDGDTVSLVERKYSHYCLPPRASGSAPPGAAPGSAPGAQRSRSTLDSATSAKCRQLKDYQRGLVLSTVFNSLECLLGLLSLLLVKNYRSSQARRGRRGRRRGGRALARPRGGSGLRAQTPASRARRGRRGRRGRRLQPRPSEASILSPEDSDLVAPGDCAGFAAHHAVSFINVGVLHALDEAGAEVRCGGHPSVELPGYAPSDPDLNASYPYCCRPPCETPRPWETSRAAC from the coding sequence ATGAAGTGGAGCGTCCGCGGGGCCTGCGCCGcgctctcctcctgcctcctgctcgCCTGCGCGCTCAGCGCCGCCGCCGTCGGCCTCAAGTGCTTCTCGCTGGGCTCGGAGCTGCGCGGGGAGCCGTTCCGCCTGGGGGCCGCCGCCGGCGCCTTCTACTCGGGGCTGCTGCTGGCCGCCGGCCTCTCGCTGCTCGGCGCCGCCCTGCTCTGCTGCGGGCCCCGGGACGCGCCCCTCACGGGGCCGGAGCCGGGCCCGGGTCTGGGGGTCCCCGCGGCCTCCGCGGGAGCTGCCGAGGCCGCGCCGGGCGAGCCGGGGGCCGCGGCCGGGGCCCCGGGCCCGGTGAGCAGCCAGAACCTGCTCCTGCTCGGCGTCCTGGTCTTCATGCTCGGGGTCCTCAGCGCCTTCGCGGGCGCGGTGATCGACGGCGACACGGTGTCGCTGGTGGAGCGCAAGTACTCGCACTACTGCCTGCCCCCGCGGGCGTCCGGCTCGGCCCCACCCGGCGCGGCCCCGGGTTCGGCCCCCGGCGCCCAGCGCTCCCGCAGCACCCTGGACAGCGCCACGTCCGCCAAGTGCCGGCAGCTCAAGGACTACCAGCGCGGCCTGGTGCTCTCCACCGTCTTCAACTCGCTCGAGTGCCTGCTgggcctgctcagcctcctgctgGTCAAGAACTACCGGTCGTCTCAGGCCCGGCGCGGTCGGCGCGGACGGCGGAGGGGAGGCCGGGCCCTGGCGCGGCCCCGCGGTGGCTCCGGGCTCCGCGCGCAGACGCCCGCCTCTCGGGCGCGCCGGGGCCGGCGGGGCCGGCGTGGGCGGCGGCTGCAGCCGCGGCCGAGCGAGGCCTCCATCCTGTCCCCGGAGGACTCGGACCTGGTCGCCCCCGGGGACTGCGCGGGCTTCGCGGCGCACCACGCGGTCTCCTTCATCAACGTGGGCGTCCTCCACGCGCTGGACGAGGCGGGCGCGGAGGTGCGCTGCGGGGGGCACCCGTCGGTGGAGCTGCCGGGGTACGCGCCCTCGGACCCCGACCTCAACGCCTCCTACCCCTACTGCTGCCGGCCGCCCTGCGAGACGCCGCGGCCCTGGGAGACCAGCCGGGCGGCCTGCTGA